The Actinomyces viscosus genome segment GCGCCGAGTTCCGCGACCACGTCGCCGCTGAGGGACGGGTGGACATCGCCCCGTGGCGCCGAGAGGTCGAGCGCATCCAGGCGACCTACCCGACGGACTGGACCGATACCGACGACGGGCTGCTGCAGCCCCAGGAGGTCATCACCCACCTCAACCGGGCCGCCTCCGAGGACACCATCTGGGTCACCGGAGTGGGACAGCACCAGATGTGGTCGGCGCACTACCTCACCTTCCGCCGCCCCCACACCTGGCTCACGTCCGCCGGCGCGGGCACCATGGGCTACGGCCTGCCTGCCGCCATGGGCGCCAAGGAGGCCTGTCCCGACCGTCCGGTGTGGCTCATCGACGGTGACGGGTGCTTCCAGATGACCAACCAGGAGCTGGCCACCTGCACCCTCAACAACATCCCGATCAAGGTCGCCGTCATCAACAACTCCTCGCTGGGCATGGTGCGTCAGTGGCAGACGCTGTTCTACGGGCAGCGCTACTCCAACACCGACCTGCACACCGGGGCCGGAACGGCGCGGGTCCCCGACTTCGTCAAGATGGCCGAGGCCTACGGGGCCGTGGGGCTGCGCTGCGAGCGCCTGGAGGACCTGGACGAGGTCATCGCCCAGGCCAACGCCATCAATGACCGCCCCGTCGTCGTCGACTTCATCGTCTCCGCGGACGCCCAGGTGTGGCCGATGGTCGCCGCCGGGGTTTCCAACGACGAGATCCAGCACGCCCGCGGCATGAGCCCGGTGTGGGAAGAGGAGTGAGCGCTGTGAGCCAGAAGCACACGCTGTCCGTCCTGGTGGAGAACAAGCCCGGTGTCCTGACCCGGGTGTCGGCGCTGTTCACGCGTCGAGGCTTCAACATCCACTCCTTGGCCGTGGGACCCACCGAGCACGAGGACATCTCGCGCATCACGGTGATTGCCGACGCCGAGGGGCTGGCCATGGAACAGGTCACCAAGCAGCTCAACAAGCTGGTCAACGTCCTTAAGATCGTTGAGCTGGATCCCGACACCTCGGTCGAGCGCGAGCTCTACCTCATCAAGGTCCACGCGGATGACGCCAACCGCACCGCGGTGCTCCAGGTCGTCGACCTGTTCCGCGCCCACGTCGTGGACGTCGCCCCCACGTCGGTGGTCATCGAGACCATCGGCTCAGAATCCAAGGTCAAGGCTCTGCTGACGGCTCTCCAGCCGTACGGCGTCAAAGAGATTGTCCAGTCCGGTGCCGTGGCGATCACGCGCGGCCCACGATCCATCACCGATCAACTCAAGGAGAAGTGAGAAGCAATCATGG includes the following:
- the ilvN gene encoding acetolactate synthase small subunit, producing MSQKHTLSVLVENKPGVLTRVSALFTRRGFNIHSLAVGPTEHEDISRITVIADAEGLAMEQVTKQLNKLVNVLKIVELDPDTSVERELYLIKVHADDANRTAVLQVVDLFRAHVVDVAPTSVVIETIGSESKVKALLTALQPYGVKEIVQSGAVAITRGPRSITDQLKEK